A DNA window from Nitrospinota bacterium contains the following coding sequences:
- a CDS encoding FIST C-terminal domain-containing protein, which translates to MNVGVGVSISRDGAAAAAREAAEQALKQAGRPRADAALCFATPDYFSEADVLLDALQMACGTELVVGASGAGVLTSRDEVEGARGVVVLTLASERVGTRPVEASNINEVGEVWQKSVGEVPHETSLFVCLSDTNAIAPEELLATMNEVSPGLPVVGGGSCDDGSGERAFQFGPGGVVQGAVVGLALTGVEVDVGVTQACAPLCEPYVITRSEGSIVLELGGRPAVEVLAEVVRGRDLSRGVFAGLSCVDTQSFGHGEFVVRPITGLDTSWNSFTVASEITEGQSLVFAMRDPKAARQDLERLLGLKSPFARGGSGPAFGLYFNCCSRGRGLYGQSGVDTALLGAYLGALPVAGLFTGLEFAPVAGRNRLQLFSGVLALVRPAE; encoded by the coding sequence ATGAACGTCGGCGTGGGGGTTTCGATAAGCCGCGATGGCGCCGCCGCCGCGGCGCGAGAGGCTGCCGAGCAGGCCTTGAAGCAGGCAGGCCGGCCTAGGGCTGATGCCGCCTTGTGCTTTGCGACGCCGGATTACTTTTCTGAGGCTGACGTCCTCCTAGATGCGCTCCAGATGGCGTGCGGCACAGAATTGGTAGTGGGCGCCAGCGGCGCCGGCGTCCTGACGTCCAGGGATGAGGTGGAGGGCGCTCGGGGCGTGGTGGTCTTAACCCTCGCCTCCGAGCGGGTCGGCACGAGGCCTGTGGAGGCCTCGAACATCAACGAGGTCGGCGAGGTATGGCAAAAGAGCGTGGGTGAGGTGCCCCACGAGACCAGCCTCTTCGTTTGTCTCTCCGACACGAACGCCATCGCCCCCGAGGAGCTACTTGCAACCATGAACGAGGTCTCTCCGGGACTGCCAGTCGTCGGGGGGGGAAGCTGCGACGATGGCTCCGGTGAGCGCGCCTTCCAGTTTGGTCCGGGAGGGGTGGTGCAGGGAGCTGTGGTCGGTTTGGCGCTTACCGGGGTGGAAGTGGACGTGGGCGTCACCCAGGCCTGCGCTCCTCTGTGTGAGCCCTATGTCATCACTCGATCTGAAGGCTCTATCGTCTTAGAACTCGGCGGTCGGCCGGCCGTCGAGGTGTTGGCCGAGGTGGTCCGGGGTCGCGACCTGAGCCGGGGGGTCTTCGCCGGCCTATCCTGCGTCGATACCCAGAGCTTCGGGCATGGGGAGTTCGTGGTCCGACCGATAACGGGTCTAGACACTTCCTGGAACAGCTTTACAGTGGCGTCGGAAATCACCGAGGGCCAGTCCCTCGTCTTTGCTATGCGCGACCCCAAGGCGGCCCGCCAGGACCTGGAGCGGCTGCTGGGGCTTAAGAGCCCGTTTGCCCGCGGAGGGTCCGGCCCGGCCTTCGGTCTCTACTTCAACTGTTGCAGCCGGGGTCGCGGCCTGTACGGCCAGAGCGGGGTCGATACGGCTCTTCTGGGGGCTTACCTGGGCGCTCTGCCGGTGGCCGGCCTATTTACGGGCCTGGAGTTTGCTCCCGTGGCCGGCCGAAATCGTCTCCAACTCTTCTCAGGGGTGCTGGCCCTCGTTCGCCCCGCCGAGTGA